The sequence TGCCATCCAGATAGCCAATGACATCATCATCGGCAGGGTTCACACCGGAAATGTCGCGTCCTGCGCAGAACCCGCGTCCTTCGCCGGAAAGCACCAAGGCTCGCACCGTTCCCTGCGCAACGCCGGCTGCCGCCTGGTCGTAGGCTTCGGAGAGCTGCGCCAAGGCTTCTTCGTTCAGCGAGTTCATCTTCTGCGGTGCGTTGAGCACTACCTTGGCAATGGAATCGCTAATCGTCAGTTCGATCATGAGTGCTTCCTGGCCTTCCTAGGCGTCGAAGTCGACGCTGAGCTTTTCGCTAGTTGGGTGGGACTGGCAGGTGAGCACGTATCCGGCTTCAACTTCCTCAGGTTCCAACGCGTAGTTCTCGGCCATGGTGACCGTACCGCAGGTGACCTTGGCACGACAGGTGCCGCATACTCCGCCGGCACAGGCGAATGGCACGTCTGGGCGCACGCGCAAGGCAGCGTTCAGCACGGTTTCGTTGGCGCGGACCGGGGACTTCACTTCGCCCTTGAGCCCATCGAGGTTGAAGCTGATCTCGTAGCTTTCCTCATTCTCATCCACTTCAACCGGGCGTCCGATATGACCCTGTGGCTTGGATGGCTCGCCGGTGGTGAATAGCTCGAAACGCACCTTCTCGGCGGGAACTTCCAGGCTGGTCAGCTGGTCGCGGACCAGCTGCACCAGTTCGAATGGACCGCAAAGGAACCATTCATCCACGTTCGGCGCCTGCACCACATGGGTCAGCAAGGTGGTCAACTTTTCTGCGTCGATGCGGCCCGAGAGCAACGGCGAGATGCGCTGTTCGCGGCTGAGCACGTGGTGCAATGCCAGTCGCGAAGGGTAGCGGTCTTTCAGGTCAGCGAGTTCTTCAAGGAACATGACGTCCATGGCGGCCTTGTTCGCATAGATCAAGTCGAAGCGGGTCTGTTCGTTGGCTTCAAGGATCGTACGGGCAATGGCCAGTACCGGGGTGATGCCCGAGCCGGCGGCGACGGCCACAAAGCGGTCCTGCGCGGAGGTGTCGATGCTGGACGGGTCATTGATCTGGGTGAGCTTGTGCTTGGAGATGAAGGCACCGGCAGGACTCATCACATCAATCTGGTCTCCGGCTGCCAGCGATTCGTTGGCCCAGGTGGAGAACAAGCCGCCGAGGTCGCGCTTGATCGCTACCTTGATCTCGTC comes from Glutamicibacter arilaitensis Re117 and encodes:
- the paaE gene encoding 1,2-phenylacetyl-CoA epoxidase subunit PaaE; protein product: MTEQTAPTRRRASFHRLTVSNVRRLTKDSIEVSFAIPAELSEEYDYVAGQYVALRKEIPNAEGELVELRRSYSICAAPTGDEIKVAIKRDLGGLFSTWANESLAAGDQIDVMSPAGAFISKHKLTQINDPSSIDTSAQDRFVAVAAGSGITPVLAIARTILEANEQTRFDLIYANKAAMDVMFLEELADLKDRYPSRLALHHVLSREQRISPLLSGRIDAEKLTTLLTHVVQAPNVDEWFLCGPFELVQLVRDQLTSLEVPAEKVRFELFTTGEPSKPQGHIGRPVEVDENEESYEISFNLDGLKGEVKSPVRANETVLNAALRVRPDVPFACAGGVCGTCRAKVTCGTVTMAENYALEPEEVEAGYVLTCQSHPTSEKLSVDFDA